A region from the Plutella xylostella chromosome 6, ilPluXylo3.1, whole genome shotgun sequence genome encodes:
- the LOC105390481 gene encoding uncharacterized protein LOC105390481 — protein MSALNLVAALCLIAHLHTSHGFDRSLICETPPTPPPGPPPIMPLLAPPMYYYPPPPVIPVVAVIPMVPAVQVIPAVPMVFLISLHITSTPCKHRHHINLHDGSIENIFYYQDVKHNPENNHPIPLRGNPWNMHDRVESPTTKPACCPKLCCSSCCGDCHSNNPVVMHQFPPTFFNTNGNNPVEQINPLDMKPDAKPDWSPSHQKYYDELKNKTLHGIQHYSGRRQFVDTKDNIRGLIAQDEDIKRILKELVRVTMQKVTLVEQLKEKQTSRRVVDVGGTETKDDTTDDEYQDYNNGDENVDD, from the exons ATGTCCGCTCTCAACTTGGTGGCAGCACTGTGTCTCATCGCGCACCTCCACACATCTCACGGCTTCGACCGCTCACTGATATGCGAGACGCCTCCCACCCCGCCGCCTGGACCACCCCCCATTATGCCACTGCTGGCCCCACCGATGTATTACTATCCACCACCACCAGTGATCCCAGTTGTAGCAGTGATACCAATGGTACCAGCTGTACAAGTGATACCAGCTGTCCCAATG GTATTCCTCATCAGCCTGCACATCACGAGCACGCCATGCAAGCACCGGCACCACATCAACTTGCACGATGGAAGCATCGAGAACATCTTCTACTACCAGGACGTCAAACACAACCCTGAGAATAACCACCCAATCCCGCTGAGGGGTAACCCTTGGAACATGCATGACAGGGTAGAGTCCCCCACCACCAAGCCCGCCTGCTGCCCCAAGTTGTGTTGTTCTTCGTGCTGCGGAGACTGCCACAGCAACAACCCCGTCGTCATGCACCAGTTCCCACCAACGTTCTTCAACACCAACGGGAATAACCCAGTAGAACAGATAAATCCACTCGATATGAAACCGGACGCGAAACCCGACTGGTCGCCTTCCCACCAAAAATACTACGACgaattgaaaaacaaaacgCTCCACGGAATCCAGCACTACAGCGGGAGACGACAATTTGTGGACACGAAGGACAATATACGAGGGCTCATCGCTCAAGATGAGGACATAAAGAGGATATTGAAGGAGCTGGTGCGGGTGACCATGCAGAAGGTGACCCTGGTGGAACAGCTGAAGGAGAAGCAGACGAGCAGGAGGGTTGTGGACGTCGGTGGAACGGAAACAAAAGACGACACGACCGATGATGAATATcaggattataataatggTGATGAAAATGTAGACGATTAG